Proteins encoded in a region of the Coffea eugenioides isolate CCC68of chromosome 4, Ceug_1.0, whole genome shotgun sequence genome:
- the LOC113769506 gene encoding formin-like protein 3, producing the protein MRLFPSNLKRLRLACSGIISTVLHGSPRRMASVGESDRGSGLLGRGEGGGATSSTAPRQSYYHCYNCDRTVKIIATNQLICPNCNGGVLEELGSIPPPPPLPLRSTSYFHPFFPPFHTAGFESDSDAESELSCPLPPPPPPFFATSTDRSFSFTDLLPPPPPPPPLPPRSLSNRSTVSIISGLEIDFSEPLSPDRAHNFPTPPPPPLPPIISDRRVHRLPPPPPPPPPPPPPLPRPPQSAAHHISHRLPPPPPAPEPPVYNRTTVAMISGLEIDFSDPLLAEGDQYFSNPPPPPLLSTINPSSATTRGIHLSYPLPPPPPPPQVQSMNSWDYFFPAMPEPLIQATRMPAISVMEVEDEDRTVSLDTKKITEEMLLGWECRSQCAVCIDNFEVNQVVTQMPCKHMYHSDCILPWLASHNTCPVCRYRLN; encoded by the coding sequence atgagattGTTTCCCTCTAACTTAAAACGACTCAGATTAGCATGTAGTGGTATTATCTCGACTGTTTTACATGGAAGTCCCAGAAGAATGGCATCCGTCGGGGAATCTGATCGCGGCAGTGGTCTACTTGGAAGAGGAGAAGGTGGTGGCGCCACCAGTTCCACCGCTCCTAGGCAGAGTTACTATCACTGCTACAACTGCGACCGGACGGTGAAAATCATCGCTACTAATCAACTAATCTGTCCTAATTGCAACGGCGGGGTTCTGGAAGAATTGGGAAGTATTCCTCCTCCACCTCCATTACCTCTCAGGTCCACCAGCTATTTTCATCCCTTCTTCCCTCCCTTCCACACCGCCGGCTTTGAATCCGACTCCGACGCGGAGTCAGAGCTCTCATGCCCTCTACCTCCCCCGCCGCCGCCATTCTTCGCCACCAGCACTGACCGCAGTTTCAGTTTCACCGACCTTCTCCCTCCTCCTCCGCCTCCGCCTCCGCTTCCGCCGCGGTCACTGTCAAATCGGTCCACCGTCTCTATAATCTCTGGCCTCGAAATTGATTTTTCCGAGCCTCTTTCGCCAGACAGAGCTCACAATTTCCCAACCCCACCGCCACCGCCGTTGCCGCCTATTATCTCCGACAGGAGAGTACATCgacttcctcctcctcctcctccaccccCGCCGCCGCCGCCACCACTACCTCGACCACCACAATCAGCAGCTCACCATATTTCCCACCGCCTCCCACCGCCACCTCCTGCGCCGGAACCACCCGTGTACAATCGCACCACCGTCGCTATGATATCCGGTCTCGAAATTGATTTCTCCGACCCTCTTCTTGCTGAGGGAGATCAATATTTCTCAAACCCGCCACCGCCACCCCTTCTGTCTACCATCAACCCGAGCTCCGCCACCACTAGGGGAATCCACCTATCATATCCTCTCCCACcaccgccgccgccgccgcagGTGCAATCCATGAACAGCTGGGATTATTTTTTCCCTGCGATGCCGGAGCCGCTCATCCAGGCCACTCGTATGCCTGCAATTAGCGTGATGGAAGTGGAGGACGAGGATAGAACGGTGTCACTGGATACAAAGAAGATAACTGAAGAAATGTTGTTGGGCTGGGAGTGTCGCTCTCAATGCGCGGTTTGTATAGACAACTTTGAGGTGAATCAAGTAGTAACGCAAATGCCTTGTAAGCACATGTACCATTCTGATTGCATATTGCCTTGGTTGGCATCTCACAACACTTGTCCAGTTTGTAGGTATCGGTTAAACTAA
- the LOC113768943 gene encoding acetylajmalan esterase-like has protein sequence MISSVNFSFLIVFSFLCTVSSAKENTSPFKIIYQFGDSLADTGNRIRQSGVTSVFNVSSLPYGMTYFHKPTGRFSNGLLVIDYFAKALHLPLLHPYLETNASFISGVNFAVGGSTALDNSFFYERNISVPSTNVPLSQQLKWFKKHLKLVSDNRSQCEERLKRALFMMGEIGGNDFSTAFSQGKSIKESRTYVPYVVDAIYIAIREVIQFGARIIIVPGIIPMGCLPSFLTSFPSADPKAYDDKGCLKKLNKFVLFYNNYLQKNLAALRLEFPGVVIRYYDYYNAFQYILHNAGSLGFDQRSLLKACCGKGGKYNYSNDMICASNGVKACLQPERFVHWDGVHLTQEAYRYISDHLIRDILSNM, from the coding sequence ATGATCTCCTCGgttaatttttcatttctcataGTGTTTTCCTTCTTATGTACCGTTTCTTCTGCCAAAGAAAACACAAGTCCCTTTAAAATCATCTACCAGTTTGGTGATTCATTAGCAGATACAGGCAACCGCATTCGCCAGAGTGGTGTAACTTCAGTTTTCAACGTTTCCAGCTTGCCTTATGGTATGACATACTTCCACAAGCCCACAGGAAGATTTTCTAACGGCCTTCTTGTGATTGATTATTTTGCCAAAGCGCTTCATCTCCCACTGCTTCATCCTTACCTGGAAACGAATGCTTCATTTATTAGTGGAGTCAACTTTGCCGTAGGTGGAAGTACAGCACTAGATAATAGTTTTTTCTACGAAAGAAACATTTCTGTGCCATCCACAAACGTCCCTCTTAGCCAACAGCTGAAATGGTTCAAGAAACATCTCAAGTTAGTGTCAGACAACCGATCACAATGCGAAGAAAGGCTAAAAAGAGCTCTTTTCATGATGGGGGAAATAGGTGGGAATGATTTCAGTACAGCTTTCTCCCAAGGCAAGTCCATAAAGGAGAGCAGGACTTATGTGCCATATGTAGTTGACGCCATATATATTGCCATAAGAGAAGTAATTCAATTTGGGGCCAGGATTATAATAGTTCCAGGAATCATTCCCATGGGATGTTTGCCTAGTTTTCTGACATCATTTCCAAGTGCTGATCCTAAAGCTTATGATGATAAGGGCTGTTTAAAGAAACTCAACAAGTTTGTTTTGTTCTACAACAACTATCTTCAAAAAAATCTAGCAGCCCTGAGACTAGAATTTCCAGGAGTTGTCATTCGTTATTACGACTACTATAATGCCTTCCAGTATATCCTCCATAATGCTGGTTCTCTTGGTTTTGATCAAAGATCATTGCTGAAAGCATGTTGTGGAAAAGGAGGCAAGTACAACTACAGCAACGACATGATTTGTGCATCAAATGGCGTAAAAGCTTGCCTTCAGCCGGAAAGATTTGTTCATTGGGATGGAGTGCATCTAACACAAGAGGCGTACCGATATATTTCGGACCATCTGATCAGAGATATTTTGTCTAATATGTAA